TGACATTAGCATGATGTTCCTCTTCACGATCTTTAGTTGCACAATCGAGAATTTTAATTAGGCATTCAACCAGACCGTAAGAATACTGTCTCGATGTTAGCAAGTGTGACTTGTATTTGCCTATCTCCATTAATCTTACCTTTGTAATTTCTGCCTGTTTCAGATGTGGGATGCTAACAATTGCTACTACGACGCGATCCAGATTATTTTTGCTGTAAAGAGTCTCCCAATTGAAAATATCTTCGATGGACTTCTCTAAGTAATGCACCGTCCCGACATACTGAGTACAAATCCCGAGACTAACCTTAACATCCTCtatataaaaaatcaagtcaCATTTGCCACAAATGAGTTCTCTACCTCTCCAGAGTTTGAGATCTTCTCTAGAGAAAAGTTTGTCAGCCTTGTACAGATCAATGTGGATAATATCGCTTTGTCGAGCTCTATTTATTCTCACCAATTCACCTAAGTACTCGCCGCTTTTTACAGAAAGGGATCGCCATTTTGAAGAAGCGCTGACGTTGGAGGCTGATGAGAAGCTCAAATTGCTATTAGGAGACGAAAGCACAATGGAAAAATATTCATCGGTGCTTACTCCAGATAGAGCAAATGGGACCTGCAGCAATTCAAATAGGAGGTAGCAGTCGTCTCGGGGCTCGCTATGATATGTTGTAAAAAGACTCTTCACTGGCTCTATGGCCTCGTAGTTTTGAATTGCCCTGTTCATATGAACATCATGAATAGAAAGTGCCTCAAACTCGGTAACCGTACATACAAGTTCTGTGGTTTCCAAGTTTACAGCTCTGTCATCGTTAGCTACACATCTCTCGGTTGCAAAATATTACTTACACTCCGGAAGGAAATCCaagaattatttttgagaCAAGTTCTCCCCATCCAGTGTTATACTTATCGGTGCTGACTTCGTTGTAATCATTGGCATAGAGCTTAATTGTAAAAGGCGTTTCAGAATTACTTTGGATTTTAAACAGTCTGGAGATATCAGTTACCCCTACAACTAGTCCTTTCCTTTCAGGTATACCTATCAGATTCAACTCACTTAGCGGTTCCTCGTAATAAACCTCAGCAACAAGATATGCTTCACTTTTCGCAATCCATAGCGGTAAAtcacaaaataaaatactaGGTAGTTTGGTCATTGGAGTCTTAGGGTCAATTTTTGCTTCGAAAATGTCAGTAATACGACTCCATTTCGTTCGAATATAAAGTAGTATTTTCAAAACATGTTGGGAACCGACACCAGACATGGATATTAAATTAACTATGAAGTATTTGGGAAGCTGAGGATAGGGACGAATATTACCCTGTGGATGATAAATAGGGTAATTAGGTGCCAAAGCAAGGAGAAGCTGTTCCTGAGCCAGTTTAATTTCACTTCCGAGACAAGGTATAACATCGCCAGTTTCCCAATCAAAAGCTACTATTCCTCGCTTTAGAACTCTTGAAACTCTACACATATGCCAAATGGCCCTTTTTCGAGCAGTTCCTTTTTCAGATTTTGTTAGGACATTGTGGACCATCTGCTTTCTTATATAATCGAGCCTTTCCATAGCATGTGAAACAACACTCATAGTCGACGAATTGTACAGGAAGGTACTTGTAACATAAGCACCATAAAGCTCACCCATAGttgaaataatatcatctACAATTGGCTCCGATGGGACGGTGAGTGATTTGTATTCGAGTCTTAAATGAGGcaatgctggtggtgtAGGTTTCTCGTCCTCGATACAAACAAGAGTTGTACCATCAG
The Sugiyamaella lignohabitans strain CBS 10342 chromosome A, complete sequence genome window above contains:
- a CDS encoding Dedicator of cytokinesis protein 4 CRK binding protein, with protein sequence MSLGSLRKTRTTNGPPPTAPISERSHSERSSPTPEAKTWIPLPQIAKGVAVGNFHPNLSQVSPLGNLDIGDLVYVFEIDPTYKWYRGYVVSLPLIQSNMLVAPGTPDLHPHKNAHSDFKRAEKENFCPEQVILGGCRPIISTSIFPAQLISIKEHYDSATVVQPKPDGTTLVCIEDEKPTPPALPHLRLEYKSLTVPSEPIVDDIISTMGELYGAYVTSTFLYNSSTMSVVSHAMERLDYIRKQMVHNVLTKSEKGTARKRAIWHMCRVSRVLKRGIVAFDWETGDVIPCLGSEIKLAQEQLLLALAPNYPIYHPQGNIRPYPQLPKYFIVNLISMSGVGSQHVLKILLYIRTKWSRITDIFEAKIDPKTPMTKLPSILFCDLPLWIAKSEAYLVAEVYYEEPLSELNLIGIPERKGLVVGVTDISRLFKIQSNSETPFTIKLYANDYNEVSTDKYNTGWGELVSKIILGFPSGV